A window of Anomalospiza imberbis isolate Cuckoo-Finch-1a 21T00152 chromosome 4, ASM3175350v1, whole genome shotgun sequence contains these coding sequences:
- the SPARCL1 gene encoding SPARC-like protein 1 isoform X1, translated as MVLPTYPCTINYCPRQDLENMKAVALFICLVGPVFAVPTHPVNHKLRTHRQKTPEKSEYIHSEASKEENTGYVDKGDLLPTPRNLKPGSEDRDEPQAIRKQGRTGSEHQVKNSLKSTDFLVLHNKLGLASDNQDNDSGSSSREQSSSEHDQLRKHEKHGNTANPHLPGHAEHPLGAFSLHHERNMWKYNKNAVGLSKKNSESDEEESMEEEDEKWDEETDYRDTKHKDHQTRQGDQYKRQQHENSMQLDELLRDSSQPTRKTKRHSKKFDLEEEERENRKKSYKEEIPLSQKTRNEYQDGKQQSQERKYNIQVNYQSDRDTVVKIQDREDSNDDDGHDSGDIDGEEYLSNTWKETAYEEEERIQSNDQESTSTESEGEGTTEDDTAVHEETEDYQIVKIKDLAHSEQDDHEPPDSDNKQQLKMSSSIQNVNSMDSEDKVKTTNSSHGEMESASNRNEEAPLGLPDTCWNFHCKRGKVCHADKQGEPHCICQDPAACPPTKDYEHVCGTDNKTYDGTCQLFGTKCQLEGTKIGRQLHLDYMGSCKHIPPCTDYEVDQFPLRMRDWLKNILIQYYERDLSTSGILTEKQRNKVKKIYQNNKRLVAGDHPVELLLHDFEKNYHMYVYPVHWQFHQLDQHPVDRLLTHSELAPLRASLVPMEHCITRFFQECDGDQDKLIALKEWCHCFGIKEEDINENLLF; from the exons ATGGTACT CCCTACCTACCCTTGTACCATTAACTATTGTCCTCGACAAGATCTGGAAAACATGAAGGCTGTAGCCCTCTTCATTTGTCTTGTAGGACCAGTTTTTGCTGTTCCA ACCCATCCTGTAAACCACAAGCTCAGAACTCACAGACAGAAAACTCCAGAAAAG agtgaATATATTCATTCTGAAGCCTCAAAGGAAGAGAACACAGGGTATGTAGACAAGGGTGATTTGCTGCCTACTCCCAGAAACTTAAAACCAGGCTCTGAAGACAGGGATGAGCCCCAGGCCATTAGGAAACAAGGAAGAACTGGGAGCGAGCATCAAGTGAAAAACAGCCTGAAAAGCACTGATTTCCTTGTACTGCATAATAAACTAGGTTTGGCTTCTGATAACCAGGACAATGattctgggagcagcagcagagaacagTCCAGTTCTGAGCATGACCAGCTCAGGAAGCATGAGAAACATGGGAACACAGCAAACCCACACCTTCCAGGCCACGCAGAACACCCATTGGGCGCTTTCAGCCTTCATCATGAGCGTAACATGTGGAAATATAACAAAAATGCTGTTGGCCTGTccaaaaaaaacagtgaaagcgATGAAgaggaaagcatggaagaagaGGATGAGAAATGGGATGAAGAAACTGATTACAGAGACACAAAGCACAAAGACCATCAGACACGTCAAGGTGACCAATACAAAAGACAGCAACATGAGAACAGCATGCAATTAGATGAACTCCTGAGAGATTCCAGCCAACCAACCCGGAAAACCAAGAGACACAGCAAGAAATTTGACTtagaggaagaagagagggaGAACAGGAAGAAGTCCTATAAAGAAGAAATCCCCCTCTCTCAAAAAACCCGTAATGAATATCAGGATGGCAAACAGCAaagtcaagagagaaaatacaataTTCAAGTGAACTATCAGAGTGATCGTGACACAGTAGTGAAAATACAAGATAGGGAAGACAGTAATGATGATGACGGTCACGACAGTGGTGACATTGATGGTGAGGAATATCTCAGCAATACCTGGAAAGAAACAGCCtatgaggaagaggagagaatCCAGAGTAATGACCAGGAGAGCACCAGTACTGagtctgaaggggaaggaacCACTGAAGATGACACTGCAGTTCATGAAGAGACTGAGGATTACCAAATTGTCAAGATTAAAGACCTTGCTCACTCTGAACAAGATGATCATGAGCCACCTGATTCTGACAACAAGCAACAACTGAAAATGAGTAGCTCCATTCAGAATGTGAATTCAATGGACAGTGAAGATAAG GTTAAGACGACAAACAGTTCCCATGGTGAGATGGAAAGTGCCAGCAACAGGAATGAGGAGGCTCCCCTTG GACTGCCAGACACCTGTTGGAACTTCCACTGCAAAAGAGGCAAAGTCTGTCATGCAGACAAACAGGGGGAACCCCACTGCATTTGCCAAGATCCTGCTGCTTGCCCTCCCACCAAAGACTATGAGCAT GTTTGTGGTACGGATAACAAGACTTATGATGGCACATGTCAACTCTTTGGCACCAAATGTCAACTGGAAGGGACAAAAATAGGACGCCAGCTGCACCTAGACTATATGGGCTCCTGCAAAC ACATCCCCCCCTGTACTGATTACGAAGTGGATCAGTTTCCCCTCCGGATGCGGGACTGGCTTAAGAACATCCTTATTCAATACTATGAACGTGACCTGAGCACTTCTGGGATTCTAACTGAAAAGCAAAGGAATAAG GTAAAAAAGATCTACCAGAATAACAAGCGCCTTGTGGCTGGTGACCACCCGGTTGAGCTGCTCCTGCACGACTTTGAGAAAAATTACCACATGTATGTGTATCCTGTGCACTGGCAGTTTCACCAGCTTGATCAGCACCCTGTTGACAG GTTATTAACACACTCGGAGCTCGCACCCTTGAGAGCCTCCCTTGTTCCCATGGAACACTGCATAACCCGTTTCTTCCAAGAGTGCGATGGAGACCAGGACAAACTCATCGCTTTGAAGGAATGGTGCCACTGCTTTGGGATTAAGGAAG AGGACATAAATGAAAATCTCCTTTTCTGA
- the SPARCL1 gene encoding SPARC-like protein 1 isoform X2: MKAVALFICLVGPVFAVPTHPVNHKLRTHRQKTPEKSEYIHSEASKEENTGYVDKGDLLPTPRNLKPGSEDRDEPQAIRKQGRTGSEHQVKNSLKSTDFLVLHNKLGLASDNQDNDSGSSSREQSSSEHDQLRKHEKHGNTANPHLPGHAEHPLGAFSLHHERNMWKYNKNAVGLSKKNSESDEEESMEEEDEKWDEETDYRDTKHKDHQTRQGDQYKRQQHENSMQLDELLRDSSQPTRKTKRHSKKFDLEEEERENRKKSYKEEIPLSQKTRNEYQDGKQQSQERKYNIQVNYQSDRDTVVKIQDREDSNDDDGHDSGDIDGEEYLSNTWKETAYEEEERIQSNDQESTSTESEGEGTTEDDTAVHEETEDYQIVKIKDLAHSEQDDHEPPDSDNKQQLKMSSSIQNVNSMDSEDKVKTTNSSHGEMESASNRNEEAPLGLPDTCWNFHCKRGKVCHADKQGEPHCICQDPAACPPTKDYEHVCGTDNKTYDGTCQLFGTKCQLEGTKIGRQLHLDYMGSCKHIPPCTDYEVDQFPLRMRDWLKNILIQYYERDLSTSGILTEKQRNKVKKIYQNNKRLVAGDHPVELLLHDFEKNYHMYVYPVHWQFHQLDQHPVDRLLTHSELAPLRASLVPMEHCITRFFQECDGDQDKLIALKEWCHCFGIKEEDINENLLF, translated from the exons ATGAAGGCTGTAGCCCTCTTCATTTGTCTTGTAGGACCAGTTTTTGCTGTTCCA ACCCATCCTGTAAACCACAAGCTCAGAACTCACAGACAGAAAACTCCAGAAAAG agtgaATATATTCATTCTGAAGCCTCAAAGGAAGAGAACACAGGGTATGTAGACAAGGGTGATTTGCTGCCTACTCCCAGAAACTTAAAACCAGGCTCTGAAGACAGGGATGAGCCCCAGGCCATTAGGAAACAAGGAAGAACTGGGAGCGAGCATCAAGTGAAAAACAGCCTGAAAAGCACTGATTTCCTTGTACTGCATAATAAACTAGGTTTGGCTTCTGATAACCAGGACAATGattctgggagcagcagcagagaacagTCCAGTTCTGAGCATGACCAGCTCAGGAAGCATGAGAAACATGGGAACACAGCAAACCCACACCTTCCAGGCCACGCAGAACACCCATTGGGCGCTTTCAGCCTTCATCATGAGCGTAACATGTGGAAATATAACAAAAATGCTGTTGGCCTGTccaaaaaaaacagtgaaagcgATGAAgaggaaagcatggaagaagaGGATGAGAAATGGGATGAAGAAACTGATTACAGAGACACAAAGCACAAAGACCATCAGACACGTCAAGGTGACCAATACAAAAGACAGCAACATGAGAACAGCATGCAATTAGATGAACTCCTGAGAGATTCCAGCCAACCAACCCGGAAAACCAAGAGACACAGCAAGAAATTTGACTtagaggaagaagagagggaGAACAGGAAGAAGTCCTATAAAGAAGAAATCCCCCTCTCTCAAAAAACCCGTAATGAATATCAGGATGGCAAACAGCAaagtcaagagagaaaatacaataTTCAAGTGAACTATCAGAGTGATCGTGACACAGTAGTGAAAATACAAGATAGGGAAGACAGTAATGATGATGACGGTCACGACAGTGGTGACATTGATGGTGAGGAATATCTCAGCAATACCTGGAAAGAAACAGCCtatgaggaagaggagagaatCCAGAGTAATGACCAGGAGAGCACCAGTACTGagtctgaaggggaaggaacCACTGAAGATGACACTGCAGTTCATGAAGAGACTGAGGATTACCAAATTGTCAAGATTAAAGACCTTGCTCACTCTGAACAAGATGATCATGAGCCACCTGATTCTGACAACAAGCAACAACTGAAAATGAGTAGCTCCATTCAGAATGTGAATTCAATGGACAGTGAAGATAAG GTTAAGACGACAAACAGTTCCCATGGTGAGATGGAAAGTGCCAGCAACAGGAATGAGGAGGCTCCCCTTG GACTGCCAGACACCTGTTGGAACTTCCACTGCAAAAGAGGCAAAGTCTGTCATGCAGACAAACAGGGGGAACCCCACTGCATTTGCCAAGATCCTGCTGCTTGCCCTCCCACCAAAGACTATGAGCAT GTTTGTGGTACGGATAACAAGACTTATGATGGCACATGTCAACTCTTTGGCACCAAATGTCAACTGGAAGGGACAAAAATAGGACGCCAGCTGCACCTAGACTATATGGGCTCCTGCAAAC ACATCCCCCCCTGTACTGATTACGAAGTGGATCAGTTTCCCCTCCGGATGCGGGACTGGCTTAAGAACATCCTTATTCAATACTATGAACGTGACCTGAGCACTTCTGGGATTCTAACTGAAAAGCAAAGGAATAAG GTAAAAAAGATCTACCAGAATAACAAGCGCCTTGTGGCTGGTGACCACCCGGTTGAGCTGCTCCTGCACGACTTTGAGAAAAATTACCACATGTATGTGTATCCTGTGCACTGGCAGTTTCACCAGCTTGATCAGCACCCTGTTGACAG GTTATTAACACACTCGGAGCTCGCACCCTTGAGAGCCTCCCTTGTTCCCATGGAACACTGCATAACCCGTTTCTTCCAAGAGTGCGATGGAGACCAGGACAAACTCATCGCTTTGAAGGAATGGTGCCACTGCTTTGGGATTAAGGAAG AGGACATAAATGAAAATCTCCTTTTCTGA